The following are encoded in a window of Rosa chinensis cultivar Old Blush chromosome 4, RchiOBHm-V2, whole genome shotgun sequence genomic DNA:
- the LOC112198621 gene encoding probable metal-nicotianamine transporter YSL6, with the protein MDERTYKLIGEDYPGNRAEDVINPSLCWMTGFLVIVSFLGLFSLVPLRKVMVMDYKLTYPSGTATAMLINSFHTKSGAELAGKQVQCLGKYLSMSLIWSCFKWFFSGIGDSCGFDKFPSLELTLFKNTFMVKFGSFILL; encoded by the exons ATGGATGAGAGAACATATAAACTCATCGGGGAGGATTACCCTGGTAACAGGGCAGAAGATGTTATTAATCCGAGCTTGTGCTGGATGACTGGTTTCCTGGTTATTGTCAGCTTCCTTGGACTTTTTAGTCTTGTTCCGCTTCGCAAG GTTATGGTTATGGATTACAAACTTACATACCCCAGTGGGACTGCCACAGCAATGTTGATCAATAGCTTTCACACTAAAAGTGGTGCAGAGCTTGCCGG GAAGCAAGTGCAATGTCTTGGAAAGTATCTAAGCATGAGTTTAATTTGGAGTTGCTTTAAGTGGTTCTTCAGTGGTATTGGAGATTCATGTGGGTTTGACAAATTTCCTAGCCTTGAATTGACACTTTTTAAGAACACTTttatggtgaagtttggttccTTCATTTTGTTGTGA
- the LOC112200046 gene encoding anaphase-promoting complex subunit 13, whose translation MAELNLGILIDVVDEEWMKDTLPDDDLPLPPMLVIRTDDTEDSNQETRKVEGDSWHDLALGSQ comes from the exons ATGGCCGAATTAAACCTGGGTATACTTATAGATGTTGTGGATGAAGAATGGATGAAAGACACTCTTCCAGATGATG ATCTTCCCCTGCCGCCAATGCTGGTTATAAGGACTGATGACACCGAGGATTCGA ATCAGGAGACCCGAAAAGTTGAGGGAGATAGTTGGCATGATCTTGCATTAGGTTCTCAATAA
- the LOC112198622 gene encoding F-box protein At5g07610, whose amino-acid sequence MAQRNERRIRCDSSSAAETVANIEELLSQILVLAPALSLIRFKCVSRHWLTLISDPGFFRRHLHQKSKISGFFSSQTEDESFKSIAFSDREIPSGNPFKTINDSFGDGSRLKIIQSCNGLFLCLRYSRDISLLRQSYGVKDHPAYVVNPTTNKFLALYSPSVKKNKKRSSFLVRYALAFDPSISPFYKVVCVTNYSFREQSHHIDIYSSETQEWKELLRVPFFPSYPMHFNHRSTEGAVYCNGKIHWIRRLTDRFGYDSWWQFRDGRFIRDEGDVLHYFDIDEQSLRLVAAATPVPVAVRADRYFGESGGHLYLIEFYKHYDPQFDIMEMERDYSCWFIKHHVDLNLVFAALPNTSSFVVLCLSPEEEKDAEEEDSSCNLWLHMPGKVMSYNLRNKTLDYADTIIVVLCNQYVLICGHRFTYEISSYLTIAGENPSKFSQSSLNFIIAH is encoded by the coding sequence ATGGCGCAAAGAAACGAAAGGAGAATTCGCTGCGATTCCTCATCAGCAGCAGAAACGGTGGCCAATATCGAAGAGCTTCTGTCTCAGATACTTGTATTGGCTCCAGCCTTATCTCTGATCCGTTTCAAGTGCGTCTCCAGGCACTGGCTCACTCTCATCTCCGACCCCGGATTTTTTCGCCGCCACTTACATCAAAAGTCGAAGATCTCCGGCTTCTTTTCTAGCCAAACCGAAGACGAGTCCTTCAAGTCCATTGCTTTTAGTGACCGCGAAATCCCATCTGGGAATCCCTTCAAAACTATAAATGATTCCTTCGGTGATGGCTCCAGGTTGAAGATTATTCAATCCTGCAACGGCCTCTTCCTTTGCCTTCGCTACTCTAGGGATATTTCTCTTTTGCGTCAATCATATGGTGTCAAAGATCATCCCGCATATGTTGTGAATCCCACAACCAACAAATTCTTGGCTCTTTATTCTCCAAGcgttaagaaaaataaaaaacgttCTAGTTTTTTAGTACGTTATGCTCTGGCTTTTGACCCTTCCATATCACCTTTTTACAAGGTGGTCTGCGTGACTAACTACTCGTTTCGGGAGCAGTCCCACCACATAGACATCTATTCCTCTGAGACTCAAGAGTGGAAGGAGCTTCTCAGGGTTCCTTTCTTCCCCAGCTATCCCATGCACTTTAACCACAGGAGCACGGAAGGGGCAGTATACTGTAATGGCAAGATTCATTGGATAAGACGCCTAACCGACAGATTTGGCTATGACTCATGGTGGCAGTTCCGCGATGGTAGATTCATAAGAGATGAAGGTGACGTGTTACACTACTTTGACATAGATGAACAAAGTTTGCGACTCGTCGCTGCTGCTACTCCTGTTCCTGTGGCTGTAAGAGCTGATAGATATTTTGGCGAGTCTGGCGGCCATTTGTATTTGATTGAGTTTTACAAGCATTATGACCCCCAATTTGACATCATGGAGATGGAGAGGGACTACTCTTGCTGGTTTATCAAGCATCACGTTGATCTGAATCTGGTATTCGCAGCTCTTCCTAACACAAGTTCTTTTGTTGTCTTGTGCCTCTCTCCAGAGGAGGAAAAGGATGCGGAGGAGGAGGATTCTTCATGTAACCTTTGGTTGCATATGCCTGGCAAAGTCATGTCTTATAATCTAAGGAATAAGACCTTAGATTATGCTGATACAATTATAGTGGTATTGTGTAATCAGTATGTTCTTATTTGCGGTCACAGATTTACATATGAAATTAGCAGTTACTTGACTATTGCCGGTGAAAATCCATCAAAGTTTAGCCAATCTTCACTAAATTTTATAATAGCACACTGA